GTCTCTGTCGCGTCGGCGCGGGCGATCTGGAGCCGTTTTCTTCAGGCTTATCCCGGCTGTGATCTTGTCGCACTGTCCGGGGCCGGAGAAGAAGAGTTGCGAGCCTGTTCGCTGTCGCGTCCGAAAATCAGGACGGTGATGAAGCTGATGGAGGCGCTTCAGAGCGGCTTTGATCTTGATGGACTTGTGGACCTGCCGGAGGCGGAGGCGCACAAGCGGCTTGTCAGTCTCCACGGCATCGGACCATGGACGGCTGACATCTATATGTTGTTCTGCCTTGGATCTGCGGATGTGTTTCCTGCTGGTGATCTGGCGCTGCAGGTTGCGGTTGCCCATGTTCTGGGGCTTGAGGACAGGCCGGGCGAGAAAGATCTCGCCCGACTTGCGGAAGACCTTTGGTCACCCGAGCGGAGCGCCGCGGCGCATTTGTTCTGGGCGATCTATCGCGACCTGAAGGCAGGCCGCGAAGGCGTTCTCTAGATCCGGATCAGTCTTTGATCAGGCTGGATGCCAGACGGTCGACGATCGGAAGGCGCCGTGCCAACGGGGCGATGGCATCCTTGGACAGGAAGGCGCCAGCCAGAGCAATCAGCATCAGGCCCGTGGACAGAACCACGTTCCAGCCGCCAAAGGACAGGCCAAGAATGCGCAGCTGAGCCACATCACAGCGGATCAGTTTGGTCTGGCCGAGGTTGGCGAACATGTCGGCGGCGTTGTTGCTGATGGCCACGGTGTTGGCGCAGTCATTGGGGCCGAGCCAGAATTGCCATTCGGCACCGGCCTGATAGATGCCGGTCACCCAGCCATAGCCAAGCAGTGCAAAGAGCGCGAGAAAGGTAATGCGGATCAGCCAAGCGGGGGCCTTTTTCCAGATGAGGGCCAACACGACCAGCGATGCGGGGATCATGCCATAATGGACATGGCGCTGGATGTAACAGAGCTGGCAGGGCTGGTAGCCGCCAATATATTGGAACCCCAGCGAACAGGCCGAGATGAAGAGGGCGCCGAACAACAGGAGCATGGCGGCGAGGGACTGGGTTTTTCCAACCGGAGCAGTAAGGGACATTTTTTTGTTATTTCCTTAGCGGATTGGGCAGGGTCTCAGCTCTGTACGTTCAAAGCATGACGAAAGTTTGTCAGTGCGGGATGAGGTACTTTGCCACAACGAACCCACCAATGAGAAGCACCAGCGCCAAAGTGAAGACGAGCCCGAGACGTTTCTCGATGAAATCCTTGATCGGAGGGCCGAGCCAATAGAGCAAGGCAGAGACGATAAAGAAGCGGGCACCGCGTGCGGCGATGGATGCAAGCATGAACACGGGAAGCGACAGGCCGGTCGCTCCCGATGCGATGGTAATCACCTTGTAGGGAAATGGCGTAAGACCGGCGATCAGTACGATCCAGACACCCCATTCGTTATACTGGTTTGTGAAGGAGGCGAACTTTTCGGCATACCCATAAAAGGCGAGAATTGGCTCGGCGACCTGATCGAACAGGAAGGCTCCGATCGCATAACCCAACAGTCCGCCGATGACCGAGGCTATGGTGCAAAGTGTTGCGTAAAACCAGGCCTTGTTGCGCCGGGCAATAACCATCGGGACGAGGAGGGCGTCGGGGGGGATCGGAAAGATCGAGCTTTCAATGAAGGAGACCGCGCTGAGTGCCCAGGGTGCTCGGGGTCCGGACGCAAGGCCCATTGTCCAGTCGTATAATTTTCGAAGCATCAGCGAAGAACTACCTTTTGATGGGCCGGAAACGAGGGGTGTTTTCCGGCCATGCCACGCCTACATGGGCATAAAGAGCCCGGCTGGCAAGTCTCAATGAGCGAATTGACAGAGTGTTGTTACGAAATTACCCGCAAGGTTCTGTGCGTAGGGTTAAAAGGCGGGCAATTCGTGTTGACTATGGAGCTTTTGTGACGGTTATCGGTTGACGGGTGCGATTATGTTCTTATAGTCCGAGCCCACGTGCCCCTGTGGCGGAACTGGTAGACGCGACGGATTCAAAATCCGTTTCCTTCACCGGAGTGCCCGTTCGAGTCGGGCCAGGGGCACCATTCTTCCTGGACAACCAAATCTTCCAAACATTTTTTGTCGTGCCGTTCTGAGGTCGGAGCCTTCAAGGGTTCTCACTCATTTGTCAGACTGATGTCCCCAATTGGACTTGACGGGCATGGGATCCTCTTGTTTCTCTGTGCTTTTTACAGGTGCCTCCTTGAGCTGATTTCAGATCTTTGTCGCGAGGAGGCTGGTTGAAAGGCTTGCCATGACTGTTGCCACGAGCGATGCAGGACGCCCCGGTTCTCCTTCTCATGATGCCGGCTATGATGCCAGCCATTATGCCGCAAAACAGGCGGAGCCCTGGTGGAAACGGGCGACCGGCTATCAGGTCTATCCCCGCAGCTTTGCCGACAGCAACGGGGATGGCATCGGTGATATTCCCGGCATCATTTCGAAGCTCGATCATCTGGCTGATCTCGGCATCGGCTTCGTCTGGTTGTCGCCGGTCTATGCGTCCCCGATGGTCGACAATGGTTATGACATTTCTGACTATCGGGATATCGCTCCCGAGTTCGGGACGCTTGCGGATATGGATGCATTGATTGCCGAGGCGAAAGCGCGCAGGATCGGCATCGTCATGGATTTGGTGGTCAATCATAGCTCGTCAGAGCATGACTGGTTCAAGCGCGCCAGAGCATCTCGCAGCGCTCCCGAGCATGACTATTACATCTGGCGGGATGCGGGACCCGACGGTGGCCCGCCCGATGATCAGAGGGCCTGTTTCGGCGGTCCTGCCTGGACGTGGGTCGAGGGCATCGGGCAGTATTATTTCCATTATTTCAGCCCGGCCCAACCTGATCTCAACTGGCAGAACCCGGCTTTGAGAGCCGAAGTCTATGACATGATGCGCTGGTGGCTGGATTGCGGCATTGCGGGCTTTCGCATGGATGTGATCAGCCTCATAGGCAAGGATATCGATGCCAGAGTTTATGAGGAGGGACCGGATCTGCACCGGTTCCTTCAGGAAATGCATCATGAGGTGCTGGCGGGCCGCGATATCGTGACCATCGGTGAGAGCTGGTCGGTGTCACTGGAGACCGGGCTTCTTTATTGCGGACGGGAACGCAAGGAACTCGACATGGTTTTCGAGTTTTCCCACATTCAGGAGGGGTGGCACCCGGAGCATGGCAAGTTTGCCCCCAAGCCCTTCGATCTTGCCGGTTTCAAGCGGGTGCTGTTTTCGTGGCAGGAGCTGACGCGGCATGATGGCTGGAATTCGCTCTTTCTGACCAACCACGATCTGCCGCGGCAGGTGTCCTTCTATGGCGATGACACAGTCTATCGACGCGATGCGGCGCGGATGCTGGCGACGATCATGCATCTGCTCAAGGGCACCCCCTTCGTCTATCAGGGCGAGGAGATCGGCATGACCAACGTGACATTCACGCGGATCGATCAATATCGGGATCTCGACACGCTCAATCATTTCAAGGAACAGATGGCGTTCGGAGTGCCGGCCGAGCAATTCATGGCAGGAGCGAATCGCAACGGTCGGGACAATTCGCGCACCCCGATGCAATGGACTGCCGGAGAGATGGCGGGCTTCACCACCGGGACGCCATGGATCGAGGTCAATCCGAACGCGGAGAGCATCAATGTCGAGGCGGACAGAGTGCATCCAGAGAGCATCCTTGCCCATTATCGCAAACTGATCGCCCTGCGTCGCGATCATGATGTTATCGCCTTGGGAACAACCGAGCCCTTGCTGCTCGATGATCCGGCGATTGTCGCCTATCAACGCCGGTGGGGAGGAGACCGATTGTTCGTCCTTGCCAACTTCACGGCTGAAGCACAGAAGGTCACTCTACCCGACCACGTGCTCGGGGCCGGTGCCTGCCTGATCTGCTCTCACGAGGAGAGACCAACAATCGAAGGTAAGATGATGCTGGCGCCCTATGAGAGCTTTGCTTGCTTCATCACGGATTGAGTTGGAAGTGAGGCGCGATCAGCCACGGAATTGCGCTTTGAAGCCTCGCCTCCTCTTGACATGGCGTCTGTGCAGTGCAGACTGTGGCGCTGGGCTGGTGCAATGTTGAGGCGTTTGATGCGCTATTCTCCTCCACCGGCTCCTCGCACTTTTATGCATTTTGCCTCTCCAAGGTACAGTCCCCGGCTCCCTGCCGATGGATCATGCCCAGCGAAGGCATCATGTCCCTACCTCTAAGACCCCTGACGCGGTTGATGGTCATCGACTGCGTTCCTCAGGTTTCGATGTGTCGATGGATGCTCCGGCGTTCGCGGCCTGTCGAGGCCAAGTCAAGATTTCGGATATAGCAAACCATGTTGACCTTCATCAGGGAAAATGGACGCTGGCTGAGTGCCGGTTTTCTTCTCACCTTCGCTTCGTCTTTTGGACAGACATGGTTCATTTCGCTGTTCTCCTCCGAGATCAAGCTCGAATTCGGCCTGACGGATGGCACATGGGGGTCACTTTACACCTTGGCCACGCTCAGCTCTGCGCTGATGATGTTCTGGCTGGGGTCTCTGGTTGATCGCATTCCGCTTGTCCGGTTCGCGACCGCGATGACGCTGCTGTTTGCCATAGCGGCGCTCGGCTTCAGCCTGTCGACCTCCGTGGTGTTTCTCGGCTTCTTCATCTTCCTGTTGCGTTTTTGCGGGCAGGGGATGTTCAGCCATATTGCCATGACCGCCATGGGCCGCTGGTTCCACGCAACGCGCGGAAAGGCCGTGTCCATCGCCAACCTCGGGCACCCTGCCGGTGAGGTCGTCATTCCCCTGATTGCGGTCTTTGCCATCGCGACCATCGGCTGGAACATGGCGTGGATGGTGGTAGCCCTGTTGCTATTACTGGCCGTGGCTCCGGCGCTGTGGTGGCTTCTGTCTGACGACCGAGCGCCCCAGAGCGGCAAATATGACGGTCTGTCATCGGGGACTGGCGGGAAACACTGGACCCGCGCCGAGGCTGTGCGACACTGGCTGCTGCCTGCTCTTGTGCCGATGTTGCTGACGCCGGGTTTCATTACCACGGTGGTGTTCTTCCATCAGGCGCATATTGCCAGCGTCAAGGGCTGGTCGCTGATGGAGATGGCGCCGGGCTATACCTTCTTTGCTTCTTCGACCGTTGGGGCGACCTTCCTGATGGGGTGGGCATCTGACCGGTTCGGCGCTGACCGCTTGTTGCCCTATATTCTCATTCCCATGGGATTGGGGGTGTTGATCATCGGGTTTGGAACTCCGGTCTGGAATTGGTATGCGGTGTTGACGCTCTGTGGTCTGACGCAAGGGGCGTCCGGTGCCTTCTGGGGCGTGTTCCTGCCGGTTGCCTATGGCACCCGCTATCTCGGAGCCATTCGCTCGCTGGCGACCACCGTGATGGTCTTCTCGACGGCGGTGGGGCCGGGCCTGACGGGGATGCTGATCGATGGCGGCATCACCTTTCCGATGCAGAGCTTCGTGATGAGCGCGTGGTGTATCCTGTTTTCCTTCGTCGGATATCTGATCATGCGCCGCATGGCACGGGAGAGCGAAGCCTGACGGGCCGCGTTTTTGTTGTGACGCTGCGGGATGTGAGAGCAGAACTCGCTATCGCGCTCAGACGTCGACGAAGCGCAGTTCCGGCTGTTGCAGGGTCTGTCGTGGGCCGGGGTTGTCTTCGTTCATCAACTCGAGCAGATGCTTGCCCATGAGGAACCCGGCTTCACGGACATCCTCGATGATGTGATCGACCGGCGGTTCCTGCATGCGGATGACCGAGGAGACCGACTTGGCGACAGCGTGATAGTCGCGCCCGCGCACCTTGCCACCCGCCGCAAAGCCGCTGATGAGGGCGAAGTAGGAGGTTTCTCCCGGGCAGATGATGCCATCGGGTGTCTTTTCCGAGAGGGCCAGTTGCCGCGCCCATTCGACCAGCTCCTCGGGCTGGGAATCAAGCGACACCTGTTCGGGGAAAATATAGTCCGACGCCCGTCTCCCGTACCGCCCGCATGAAGCCATAGCGCATGTGCTGATGGAAGGTGAACTTTGTGAGGGGCAGGAAGATGCTCAGCCGCGAACAGCCCTTCTCCACCAGCCGCATCGCCGCATTGTAGGCGAAAGCCTCGTTGTCATAGTCCACATAGCTGTGCTCATAGACAAACTCGGTTCGCCCGTGACAGACAAAGGGAAACTTCCGCTCGACAAGAAAACGGACACGCTCGTCATGCACTCTGGTGCGCGAGAAGAGCAGGCCGTCGGCCAATCCGTTGCGCACGGTTTGGACGACCGGATCCATGATGTCGTTCTGGGTGAAATGCGGTGTGATGTTGAGGTGGTAGTTGGTGCCCCGAAGCGCCTCGACGATGCCCGAGACCATCGAATTGCCAAAACTGAGGATCTCGTTGTGCGGATCGAGAATGAGGCTGACCACGTGGGTCTTGCCGGTTCTCAGCCTGAGGGCAGCTCGGTCCGGCACATAACCGATTTCCTTGGCCACCTTGACGACGAGCTCGCGGGTCTTGGCAGAAATCTTCGGATCGCTGCGCAGGGCCTTTGATACCGTGGTTACCGCAAGGCCCGTGACATCCGCGATCGTCTGTTGAGTCGGGCGAGAGCCGACTGAAATCTGATCCAGTGGAATGCGGTCTTGGGCCATGGCGGTGTTTCGATGTTGCAAGGCGAGGGGAGTTTTCCCCTAGCACGGCGGTCTTCTACGGTCAAATACGGTCAAGCACTGCCCAAAACCACGTCCATCCACTGTCAGATAGCTGGTTCTCGACCTGCTTGTAAAAAGTTCATTGACAAATGTAGCAGTTACAACGTTAGAATACAACCAGAGTATCAGACTTCACAACTGGGAGGAAATGATGGTCCTGAAATCTCTGCTTAAATGCTCGATTCTGAGCTTGGCAACACTCGCTATTCCCCTTTCAATCACATCCGTCAAGGCCGAAGACAGCGTTGAAGTCTTGCACTGGGTGGACCGCCGGTGGGGAGGCTGCGGCACTCAATGTATTGAAGGAAAACCTTGAAAAAGACGGGGTTAAATGGTCCGATATGCCTGTTGCCGGCGGCAGCGGCGTGAGCGCCATGACAGCCCTTCGTGCCCGCGTCACAGCAGGCAACGCACCAACCGCCGTACAGATGATGGGATTCAACATCAAGGACTGGTCGGCACAGGGCGTGCTGGGCAATCTTGACGATATCGCCAAGGCTGAAGGTTGGGACAACGTGGTACCTCCGGCTCTGCAGGAGTTCTCCAAACATGACGGCAGCTGGATTGCTGCTCCGGTGAACGTCCACTCCACCAACTGGGTCTGGATCAACAAGAAAGCCCTTGATGCGGCCGGTGGCAAAGCTCCGACCACATGGGATGAGCTGATCAAGGTTCTCGACGCCATG
This window of the uncultured Cohaesibacter sp. genome carries:
- a CDS encoding LacI family DNA-binding transcriptional regulator, producing MAQDRIPLDQISVGSRPTQQTIADVTGLAVTTVSKALRSDPKISAKTRELVVKVAKEIGYVPDRAALRLRTGKTHVVSLILDPHNEILSFGNSMVSGIVEALRGTNYHLNITPHFTQNDIMDPVVQTVRNGLADGLLFSRTRVHDERVRFLVERKFPFVCHGRTEFVYEHSYVDYDNEAFAYNAAMRLVEKGCSRLSIFLPLTKFTFHQHMRYGFMRAVRETGVGLYFPRTGVA
- a CDS encoding alpha-glucosidase encodes the protein MTVATSDAGRPGSPSHDAGYDASHYAAKQAEPWWKRATGYQVYPRSFADSNGDGIGDIPGIISKLDHLADLGIGFVWLSPVYASPMVDNGYDISDYRDIAPEFGTLADMDALIAEAKARRIGIVMDLVVNHSSSEHDWFKRARASRSAPEHDYYIWRDAGPDGGPPDDQRACFGGPAWTWVEGIGQYYFHYFSPAQPDLNWQNPALRAEVYDMMRWWLDCGIAGFRMDVISLIGKDIDARVYEEGPDLHRFLQEMHHEVLAGRDIVTIGESWSVSLETGLLYCGRERKELDMVFEFSHIQEGWHPEHGKFAPKPFDLAGFKRVLFSWQELTRHDGWNSLFLTNHDLPRQVSFYGDDTVYRRDAARMLATIMHLLKGTPFVYQGEEIGMTNVTFTRIDQYRDLDTLNHFKEQMAFGVPAEQFMAGANRNGRDNSRTPMQWTAGEMAGFTTGTPWIEVNPNAESINVEADRVHPESILAHYRKLIALRRDHDVIALGTTEPLLLDDPAIVAYQRRWGGDRLFVLANFTAEAQKVTLPDHVLGAGACLICSHEERPTIEGKMMLAPYESFACFITD
- a CDS encoding DNA-3-methyladenine glycosylase 2 family protein gives rise to the protein MNRLTNQADLDASLARLARLDPRLEPFVAGCQPIALRQQPRGLEGLLQIVLAQQVSVASARAIWSRFLQAYPGCDLVALSGAGEEELRACSLSRPKIRTVMKLMEALQSGFDLDGLVDLPEAEAHKRLVSLHGIGPWTADIYMLFCLGSADVFPAGDLALQVAVAHVLGLEDRPGEKDLARLAEDLWSPERSAAAHLFWAIYRDLKAGREGVL
- a CDS encoding disulfide bond formation protein B — translated: MSLTAPVGKTQSLAAMLLLFGALFISACSLGFQYIGGYQPCQLCYIQRHVHYGMIPASLVVLALIWKKAPAWLIRITFLALFALLGYGWVTGIYQAGAEWQFWLGPNDCANTVAISNNAADMFANLGQTKLIRCDVAQLRILGLSFGGWNVVLSTGLMLIALAGAFLSKDAIAPLARRLPIVDRLASSLIKD
- a CDS encoding YqaA family protein, which translates into the protein MLRKLYDWTMGLASGPRAPWALSAVSFIESSIFPIPPDALLVPMVIARRNKAWFYATLCTIASVIGGLLGYAIGAFLFDQVAEPILAFYGYAEKFASFTNQYNEWGVWIVLIAGLTPFPYKVITIASGATGLSLPVFMLASIAARGARFFIVSALLYWLGPPIKDFIEKRLGLVFTLALVLLIGGFVVAKYLIPH
- a CDS encoding MFS transporter — translated: MLTFIRENGRWLSAGFLLTFASSFGQTWFISLFSSEIKLEFGLTDGTWGSLYTLATLSSALMMFWLGSLVDRIPLVRFATAMTLLFAIAALGFSLSTSVVFLGFFIFLLRFCGQGMFSHIAMTAMGRWFHATRGKAVSIANLGHPAGEVVIPLIAVFAIATIGWNMAWMVVALLLLLAVAPALWWLLSDDRAPQSGKYDGLSSGTGGKHWTRAEAVRHWLLPALVPMLLTPGFITTVVFFHQAHIASVKGWSLMEMAPGYTFFASSTVGATFLMGWASDRFGADRLLPYILIPMGLGVLIIGFGTPVWNWYAVLTLCGLTQGASGAFWGVFLPVAYGTRYLGAIRSLATTVMVFSTAVGPGLTGMLIDGGITFPMQSFVMSAWCILFSFVGYLIMRRMARESEA